Genomic segment of Benincasa hispida cultivar B227 chromosome 1, ASM972705v1, whole genome shotgun sequence:
aaggaattcGCCTAAGAGCACGTAGAAGCGGTGCAGATGTGACGTGGACATACACTGAAATGAACCACTGCCAAATGATAAAagacgataaaaaaaaaagattgacttaaaagttaaaagtaGTTGGCCATCCCCCAATAATTTGATGAAGTTTATAATTTGAAGCAACATCTGGACAATGAATTTCAAAATCTATCGtctttatcattattattttttactgTGAAATGGGATTGCTtcaaaatagataaataaataaaagattggGAGATGCGATGTTCAAATTTGATGGTCTAAATTTATGCCAGTTAAATTATACTCACATAAAAGGTAAAagccaaatgaaaaatttgagtaaaaaagtagataatatatcatttttttgtttCAGACAATGTTAGGTTATGGATTTGATTGAATGTCCAATAAAATTGAGTTACCCGCATGAGTATAGAAAAGATTCAATGGCCAAGTTGACAATAAATTAATGAAAGGGCTGAAGATAAGCAAATTGATTGGGacctataaaattttataatctgCAACATTTCAATGCTTTCTTCTTTAAAATCTATTGAAAGAAGGTTTGATTTTAcgtaaaacatatttttaaagcTCGAAGCGAATGGCAGCCACAAATTGCAGATCTCCTCTTCTTCCCCGAAAATCTATTACATCTCTTCAAACTAAACCTCTAAGCAAGACTTTTATGCTGTTCAAACCTGCAAAAGTTTCAGTCAACAGAACTCTCACACTCCAAATTACATCTTCTGTGAAGAACAACCTGGTAAGTTTGTGATTGTGCGTGTGTGTATAGATTTGTTTGATCAGATCATCGTGCCTTACAGTGTAGTTGATTTTGGCAGGTTTTCGAGGATCGTTCTAATGGTGTGATTTGCTACAGAGATGAGGATGGAGAGATTATTTGCGAAGGATATGATGACGAAAAGCCTCGTATTGAACAAGAGATCGAGAAATTACCTTGTGAAAAGTCTCGTCGTCGAAGGTAGAAATTAAAATCAGATCTGGATTCATTCTCGAGGTATTGTATTGTAACAGCTTTCTCTTGTTGGTTTTGATTTCTTGTTCTGTTTTTCGGCGGAGTTTCAGATCAGATAGGGAATCGGAGATGGATCGTCTTCTACTGCAGCAAAATTGGGAGAAGCGATTAGAAGCCATTAATGGCGGTGCGGGAAGTGGAAGAGGAGAGCTTCGAATTCGAGCGAATGGTTACAGTTTGTAGAAATGCGTTTACCTCTAAAATGGAAGTTTGCAGCCTACAGGTTGAGtgaaagagaaaatgggaaattGCGGTTAATCCCTTTTGTGGTAAGTAGTAACCATGTAAATCACtggagtttatatatatatatatataatttaaataatgcaACGTATAAGGAATGATGTCTATTGTATCCCTAATGCGATGGTAATCTCCATGAATATACAACAAAATGTGAGAAGAAAATATTGAGAAGTGAGAGTTGCATAGTGACCATCTCTATCGTGAGAAAAATGAAGATCACAATATAGATGGCCACGTGATGACCATATTCAtttcttaatatttttcttatattttgctGTGTTTTTCCCATGAGTATTGCGTGAGAAAAATAAACATTGCAATAGAGATGGTCATCACATTAGGGCTAAAATAGACATCATCCCtaatgtgatacattataaattaAAGCATTAAGGCTAAAATAGACATCATCCCTAATCTGTATCCTAATCTTTTAGAAATTGACATATTGCTATATCCTATTGTATCCATATCTCGTATCTATATCCGTATCTGTACTGCATATAGAAATGGTAATTGTTGTTTTATGTATCAAGTATGTTTATATGTTAGTTACTTGTCAAATATACCCTAACATTGTGAGCAATAATCTTTTGCATCAAATGTTGTATTTTTCCGTcagtatatttttattttttataggtTAAAAAATAAGAGATTTAAGGTTTGTGTCGATTTAGTTCTTGAAGTTAAAAAATGTCctctgaactttcaatttttcatcctataaattttttaacttaaaaaatgtctaataaattcTTAACCTTTTAAATATGTGTTTCCAATAAGTTCTtggtttaattttatgtctaataaattaTGGACACACGTTTTacattttacacttttaaaaattcatggATCCATCAAACACAAAAATTGGAAGTTAGTTGttagacattaaaaaaaaaaaaaaaaatactattttatatCAAAGTAATTATTAATCTTTAAAACTTTGGAATACATAAAAgacttattagacacaaaattacaaatttacataCTTATATTAGGTATAAACTTAAAAGTTTAGTGACTCAATTTACAATTTAACATCTTTAATATCTTTATCATACTTATAGTTCTATCCCTTTTATTTATGTGAGTGTTTGGGATAAAATCAGTGTTGTTAATTCAATTTATCTCaagacaaatgaaatttataatgctaaaataacaattaaaacTAACACTAGTTATAGCAGAAGTAAGAGGCCAATCCAGAAggaacctctattaattggcaagattttgattattgaatcccaaaatataacaaatggggggtttgtttgttttaaagaaAACTAAGTATAATCAAAGTAAAAGCAATTgtaacaaaatttttatttatttattatttttattattttttaacggAATTCAAAATTCTAGTAAGCCAATTGCACGGATCTTGGCAACGGCGCCAATTTGTTCGGGATAAAATCGATGTCGTTAATTCAATTTAACTCaagacaaatgaaatttataatgctcaaacaacaactaaaactaaCACGTAGTTATAGTAGAAGGAAGAGGTCGATCCACAAggaacctctattaattggcaagattttgattattgaattccaaaatgtaataaatgcggggtttgtttgttttaaagaaaaataagtacaatcaaagtaaaagaaattgtaacaattttattttattttttattttttttaaaggaattcAAAATTCTAATAAGCCAATTGCATGGATCCTGGCAACGACACCAATTTGTTCGAGATAAAATTGATGTCCTTGATTCAATTTAACCtaatacaaatgaaatttataatgctcAAATAACAACTAAAACTAACACGTAGTTATAGcggaagtaagaggtcgatccacaAGGAACCTCTATTAATTAGCAAGATTTTGATTATTGAATTTCGAAATGTAACAAATGGGaggtttgtttattttaaagaaaactaaGTACAATCAAAGTAAAAGCAATTGTAACAAAAacttctccctttttttttttttttttaagtaaaaaattGATAGAGAGATTTTAGGGAAATCTTTATTAACTAGGTTAATTCTATTGATCTtgaacaattacatgaaaattcaACATTCCATAATCCAATAGGGTAAAAACCCTAAAGATCCAATTAGCTAATTAACATGTACCCTATCAATTAGCCCTAATCTAA
This window contains:
- the LOC120087657 gene encoding uncharacterized protein LOC120087657, which produces MAATNCRSPLLPRKSITSLQTKPLSKTFMLFKPAKVSVNRTLTLQITSSVKNNLVFEDRSNGVICYRDEDGEIICEGYDDEKPRIEQEIEKLPCEKSRRRRSDRESEMDRLLLQQNWEKRLEAINGGAGSGRGELRIRANGYSL